The sequence below is a genomic window from Mycobacteroides abscessus ATCC 19977.
CCGCTGCCGCGGCAGGAGCTGCGGCAGGCTCGGGAGCGGGCGCCGCAGGAGCTGCGGGGGCCGCGGGCGCGGCGTCGGCGGCTCCGACGACGGCAAGCTCGCCGCCCACGGCCACGGTGTCGTCCTCGTTGGCCGAGATGCTGAGCAGCACACCGGCCACCGGCGACGGAATCTCGGTGTCGACCTTGTCGGTGGACACCTCGACGAGCGGTTCGTCCACGCCGACCTCGTCGCCGACCTTCTTGAGCCAGCGGGTCACGGTGCCTTCGGTGACGGACTCACCGAGCTCGGGCATCTTGACCGAGGTGCCCGAGCCGGCCGGGGCAGCGGCGGCGGGCGGCTCGGCAGCGGGTTCGGGAGCAGCCGTAGCAGTGGCTTCGGGGGCCGGTGCGGGTGTCGGTTCCGGAGCCGGTGCGGCTGCGGGGGCGGGGGCGGGGGCGGGGGCGGCGGGAGCCGCCTCTCCGGCCTCGCTGATCACACCGAGCTCGCCGCCGATCTCGACGGTGTCGTCCTCACGGGCGACGATCTTGGTCAACACACCCGAAGTGGGAGCTGGGATCTCGGTGTCCACCTTGTCGGTGGACACCTCGAGCAATGGCTCGTCGACTTCGACCGTGTCGCCTTCTTGCTTGAGCCACCGCGTCACCGTCCCTTCGGTCACGCTCTCACCGAGGGCGGGCATCTGGACGGAGAAGGCCATGGTTTCCACTCCTGAAAACGGTTCGGACAGCGGCACTAACAAAGACGACTCTTCATGGCTTACCACAGCTGCGTGTCAGCCGGGTCAATCCTGTCACTGAGTGGAACGACGCGCCTGCCCGGGTCCAAGATCGAGGAGTGAGCGAGCGCACAGTGGTCTGCGTCATCAAGCCGGGCAGCCGCAAGGGTCCGGCGGTAGAGGTTGCCGACGATGGCGCACTGACGCTGTTCGTGCGCGAGCCGGCCATCGACGGCAAGGCCAACAAGGCAGCGATCGCGTTGCTGGCGGAGTACCTGGATGTTCCGAAATCGACGGTACGGCTGGTTGCCGGGCAGACCAGCAGACTGAAGCGATTCTCGGTCGGATAACAGCACGTTCTCAGAATTAGCTGGCACCATGAGCCCATGGCATGGATCGACGCCTTCCGCGGCAAGCGAGAGGGGCAGACCAAACAGGGCACGAACGATGACCTGCGTTACCTGGCCGCGTGGTCGGCGGCGCGCACCGGCGTAGAGGCCTATGTCGAGCCGCAGACCAACTTCTCCGACGTCACCGTGATCCTCATCGCAGGGGATGGGGAATGGACCCGCCGCCGCGTGGGCGGGGTCGCGGGCGCGCGGAGAATCTCGGAGAGGCTGCAGATCCCGGTGTACGACGTGCACCGCACCGGGTATCCGCAACGCAAACGCGATTACGACGCGCGACAGAAGATCCTCAAGCGCCGGGCCATGGACGAGGGCGCCTAGCGCTCACGGCGTCACCCGTTGGCGGCGATGTCCTCCAGCACCCCAAAGATGGTCCGCACCGGCACGCCGGTGCCGCCCTTGGGCGTGTAACCCCACGGCCCGCCGGTGTTGTACGCGGGACCGGCGACGTCGATGTGCGCCCACTGGACCCCGTCGGCGACGAACTCGCGCAGGTACTGGCCGGCGGCGAGCATGCCGCCGTTGCGGTGATTGGTGACATTGGCCAGGTCTGCCACCCGGGACTTCAGATCGTCGCGCAGCTCCTCGGGCAGCGGCATGGCCCAGCCGTTCTCGCCAACCGACTGCGAGATGGCCGACACCCGGTCGCGGAACTCGTCGGTGCCCATCACCCCGGGGGTGCGGGTGCCGAGCGCCACAACCTGCGCACCGGTCAGCGTCGCGGTGTCGATCAGGTAGTCCGGCTGGTCCCGGCAGGCCCGCACGATCGCGTCGGCGAGGATCAGGCGGCCCTCGGCGTCGGTGTTGATCACCTCGACGGTGGTGCCATCCAACTGGGTCAGCACATCACCGGGACGCTGCGCCGTCGATGAGGGCATGTTCTCGGCCATCGGCACGGTCGCGATCACGTCGATCGGCAGCTGCTGGCGCGCGGCCAGCAAGGTGACGGCGATAACCGCTGCCGCACCGCCCATATCGGAGGTCATGTTCTCCATGCCGCCGGCCGGCTTGATCGAGATGCCGCCGGTGTCGAAGGTGATGCCCTTGCCCACCAGCGCCACCGACTTGGCTTTCTTGCCCTTCGCGCCGCGATAGGTCAGCCGCACCAGCCGTGGCGGACGCGAGGAGCCCTTGCCGACGCCGACGATGCCGCCGTAGCCGCCCTTGGCCAGCTCCTTCTCGTCGAGCACCTCCACCTCGATGCCCTCGGCGGTTGCCAAAGCCTTTGCGCGCTTTGCAAACTCGGCGGGGAAAAGGTGGCTCGGCGGGGTGTTCACAAAATCACGGGCAGTTACGACGGCAGTCGCCACCGCGGCACCGCGTTCCATGGCCTCTTTCTGCGCACGGCCCTTGTCGCCGACGAGCAACGTAACCTTCTGCAGACCCGCGTCCTTGGGGGCGGTCTTGGCGCTGCGGAACTCGGCGAAGCGGTATCCGCCCAGCACCAGGCCCTGCACGGTGGCGTCGACGTCACGTTCGGACAGCGTGGTCACCAGGATCTCGACATTGTCGAGCGAGCGGGCGGCCACTGCCGCGGCGCGGCGGATCGTCTCGGCGTCGTCGGCCTTGCCCAGCCCGACAGCCAGCACGCTGGCCACCGGCAACCCGTCGACCACGACCCGGGTGAGCTGCTCGGCGGAGCCCGTCGCCCCGACCGCCGTGAGCGCGGCTTCGATGGACTTGACGGCCGCCTTGTCCAGCAGTTGCGCGTCGACCACTCTGGGGCTCTTGTCGGAGTCCTTGTCACTGGGGCGTACACCCACCAGCAGCACCGCGGCGGAGACTCCGCGCTGCGGAATGGATGTGGCCAGGGTGAACGAAGGTGCCGTGTATGCGCTCATAGGTTCACAGCCTAGTGAAGGCCGATGAGGCGCCAACCGGGATGAGGCCCTGGTGCGAAGACCATGTGGCTAGGGTGAACGCCATGACGGACCTCTTGCTCGGACCACTGCACGATCGGCACGCCGCTCAGGGCGCAACCTTTGCCGAGTTCGGCGGCTGGAATATGCCGGTGTCGTACGCGGGAACGGTGGGAGAGCACACCGCCACCCGCGCGGCGGTCGGACTGTTCGACGTGAGTCACCTCGGCAAGGCGCTGGTACGTGGACCGGGAGCGGCAGCCTTCGTCAACGCGTGTTTTACCAATGATCTCAACAAGGTTGGGCCCGGCAAGGCGCAGTACACCTTGTGCTGCACCGAGACCGGCGGGGTGATTGACGACCTCATCGCGTACTACGTATCCGACGACGAGATCTTCCTGGTGCCCAACGCCGCCAATACCTCCGCCGTGGTCGCGGCATTGCAGGAGCAGGCGCCGGAGGGGATCGCCGTCACCAATCAGCATCGCGACTACGCGGTGCTTGCGGTGCAGGGGCCCAGGTCCGCGGACGTGCTGCAACGGCTGGGTCTGCCAACGGATATGGAGTACATGGCCTACGCCGACGCCACGCTCGCCGGTCTGCCCGTGCGGGTGTGCCGTACCGGTTACACC
It includes:
- a CDS encoding DUF167 domain-containing protein, translating into MSERTVVCVIKPGSRKGPAVEVADDGALTLFVREPAIDGKANKAAIALLAEYLDVPKSTVRLVAGQTSRLKRFSVG
- the gcvT gene encoding glycine cleavage system aminomethyltransferase GcvT, producing MTDLLLGPLHDRHAAQGATFAEFGGWNMPVSYAGTVGEHTATRAAVGLFDVSHLGKALVRGPGAAAFVNACFTNDLNKVGPGKAQYTLCCTETGGVIDDLIAYYVSDDEIFLVPNAANTSAVVAALQEQAPEGIAVTNQHRDYAVLAVQGPRSADVLQRLGLPTDMEYMAYADATLAGLPVRVCRTGYTGEHGYELLPSWDDAGAVFDALLPVITEAGGQLAGLGARDTLRTEMGYPLHGHELSLDISPVQARAGWAVGWKKDAFWGREALTQEKTDGPRRTLRGLRATGRGVLRPDLTVLSDGQSIGVTTSGTFSPTLKTGIALALLDTAAQIPDGASVVVDVRGREIECEVVKPPFVDVNVG
- a CDS encoding leucyl aminopeptidase — its product is MSAYTAPSFTLATSIPQRGVSAAVLLVGVRPSDKDSDKSPRVVDAQLLDKAAVKSIEAALTAVGATGSAEQLTRVVVDGLPVASVLAVGLGKADDAETIRRAAAVAARSLDNVEILVTTLSERDVDATVQGLVLGGYRFAEFRSAKTAPKDAGLQKVTLLVGDKGRAQKEAMERGAAVATAVVTARDFVNTPPSHLFPAEFAKRAKALATAEGIEVEVLDEKELAKGGYGGIVGVGKGSSRPPRLVRLTYRGAKGKKAKSVALVGKGITFDTGGISIKPAGGMENMTSDMGGAAAVIAVTLLAARQQLPIDVIATVPMAENMPSSTAQRPGDVLTQLDGTTVEVINTDAEGRLILADAIVRACRDQPDYLIDTATLTGAQVVALGTRTPGVMGTDEFRDRVSAISQSVGENGWAMPLPEELRDDLKSRVADLANVTNHRNGGMLAAGQYLREFVADGVQWAHIDVAGPAYNTGGPWGYTPKGGTGVPVRTIFGVLEDIAANG